In Papio anubis isolate 15944 unplaced genomic scaffold, Panubis1.0 scaffold1241, whole genome shotgun sequence, one genomic interval encodes:
- the CKMT1B gene encoding creatine kinase U-type, mitochondrial isoform X1, translating into MASPFSRLLSARPGIRLLALAGAGSLAAGFLLRPEPVRAASERRRLYPPSAEYPDLRKHNNCMASHLTPAVYARLCDKTTPTGWTLDQCIQTGVDNPGHPFIKTVGMVAGDEETYEVFADLFDPVIQERHNGYDPRTMKHTTDLDASKIRSGYFDERYVLSSRVRTGRSIRGLSLPPACTRAERREVERVVVDALSGLKGDLAGRYYRLSEMTEAEQQQLIDDHFLFDKPVSPLLTAAGMARDWPDARGIWHNNEKSFLIWVNEEDHTRVISMEKGGNMKRVFERFCRGLKEVERLIQERGWEFMWNERLGYILTCPSNLGTGLRAGVHIKLPLLSKDSRFPKILENLRLQKRGTGGVDTAATGGVFDISNLDRLGKSEVELVQLVIDGVNYLIDCERRLERGQDIRIPTPVIHTKH; encoded by the exons ATGGCTAGTCCCTTCTCCCGTCTGCTGTCCGCCCGCCCGGGAATCAGGCTCCTGGCTTTGGCCGGAGCGGGGTCTCTAGCCGCTGGGTTTCTGCTGCGACCGGAACCTGTACGAGCGGCCAGTGAACGACGGAGGCTGTATCCCCCGAG CGCTGAGTACCCAGACCTCCGAAAGCACAACAACTGCATGGCCAGTCACCTGACCCCAGCAGTCTATGCACGGCTCTGCGACAAGACCACACCCACTGGTTGGACGTTAGATCAGTGTATCCAGACTGGCGTGGACAACCCTGGCCACCCCTTCATCAAGactgtgggcatggtggctggagATGAGGAGACCTATGAG GTATTTGCTGACCTGTTTGACCCTGTGATCCAAGAGCGACACAATGGATATGACCCCCGGACAATGAAGCACACCACGGATCTGGATGCCAGTAAA ATCCGTTCTGGCTACTTTGATGAGAGGTATGTATTGTCCTCTAGAGTCAGAACTGGCCGAAGCATCCGAGGACTCAGTCTGCCTCCAGCTTGCACTCGAGCAGAGCGACGGGAGGTGGAACGTGTTGTGGTGGATGCACTGAGTGGCCTGAAGGGTGATCTGGCTGGACGTTACTATAGGCTCAGTGAGATGACAGAGGCTGAACAGCAGCAGCTGATTGAT GACCACTTTCTGTTTGATAAGCCTGTGTCCCCATTGCTGACTGCAGCAGGAATGGCTCGAGACTGGCCAGATGCTCGTGGAATTTG GCACAACAATGAGAAGAGCTTCCTGATCTGGGTGAATGAGGAGGATCATACACGGGTCATCTCCATGGAGAAGGGTGGCAACATGAAGAGAGTGTTTGAAAGATTCTGCCGAGGCCTCAAAGAG GTGGAGAGACTTATCCAAGAACGTGGCTGGGAGTTCATGTGGAATGAGCGTTTGGGATACATCTTGACCTGTCCATCTAACCTGGGCACTGGACTTCGGGCAGGAGTGCACATCAAACTGCCCCTGCTAAGCAAA GATAGCCGCTTCCCAAAGATCCTGGAGAACCTAAGACTCCAAAAGCGTGGTACTGGAGGAGTGGACACTGCTGCCACAGGCGGTGTCTTTGATATTTCTAATTTGGACCGACTAGGCAAATCAGAG GTGGAGCTTGTGCAGCTGGTCATCGATGGAGTAAACTATTTGATTGATTGTGAACGGCGTCTGGAGAGAGGCCAGGATATCCGCATCCCCACACCTGTCATCCACACCAAGCATTAA
- the CKMT1B gene encoding creatine kinase U-type, mitochondrial isoform X2, translating to MPVKVRTGRSIRGLSLPPACTRAERREVERVVVDALSGLKGDLAGRYYRLSEMTEAEQQQLIDDHFLFDKPVSPLLTAAGMARDWPDARGIWHNNEKSFLIWVNEEDHTRVISMEKGGNMKRVFERFCRGLKEVERLIQERGWEFMWNERLGYILTCPSNLGTGLRAGVHIKLPLLSKDSRFPKILENLRLQKRGTGGVDTAATGGVFDISNLDRLGKSEVELVQLVIDGVNYLIDCERRLERGQDIRIPTPVIHTKH from the exons ATGCCAGTAAA AGTCAGAACTGGCCGAAGCATCCGAGGACTCAGTCTGCCTCCAGCTTGCACTCGAGCAGAGCGACGGGAGGTGGAACGTGTTGTGGTGGATGCACTGAGTGGCCTGAAGGGTGATCTGGCTGGACGTTACTATAGGCTCAGTGAGATGACAGAGGCTGAACAGCAGCAGCTGATTGAT GACCACTTTCTGTTTGATAAGCCTGTGTCCCCATTGCTGACTGCAGCAGGAATGGCTCGAGACTGGCCAGATGCTCGTGGAATTTG GCACAACAATGAGAAGAGCTTCCTGATCTGGGTGAATGAGGAGGATCATACACGGGTCATCTCCATGGAGAAGGGTGGCAACATGAAGAGAGTGTTTGAAAGATTCTGCCGAGGCCTCAAAGAG GTGGAGAGACTTATCCAAGAACGTGGCTGGGAGTTCATGTGGAATGAGCGTTTGGGATACATCTTGACCTGTCCATCTAACCTGGGCACTGGACTTCGGGCAGGAGTGCACATCAAACTGCCCCTGCTAAGCAAA GATAGCCGCTTCCCAAAGATCCTGGAGAACCTAAGACTCCAAAAGCGTGGTACTGGAGGAGTGGACACTGCTGCCACAGGCGGTGTCTTTGATATTTCTAATTTGGACCGACTAGGCAAATCAGAG GTGGAGCTTGTGCAGCTGGTCATCGATGGAGTAAACTATTTGATTGATTGTGAACGGCGTCTGGAGAGAGGCCAGGATATCCGCATCCCCACACCTGTCATCCACACCAAGCATTAA